In the Brevinematales bacterium genome, one interval contains:
- a CDS encoding ParA family protein, which produces MQVIGIYNIKGGVGKTAAAVNLSYLSSRTIGKTLLWDLDPQGAATFYFQKKQGFESGTKKIIKGKSSLKESIKNTDYIYLDIVPSDFSFRNFDIILDNVKKSRTRLRDVIDEIKHDYDILILDCPPGISLLSENIFHAVDRLVVPIIPTILSVRTYHQITSFYLENELNEKDVVAFFSMAEIRKKMHRETMDELWLKEKRVCKFFIPYLSEIEKMGVTQKPVAAIRPKSRSAIAYRELWKELMTFYIKS; this is translated from the coding sequence ATGCAGGTTATCGGAATTTACAATATCAAGGGCGGGGTAGGAAAAACCGCCGCCGCTGTAAATCTTTCCTATTTATCGTCGAGAACGATCGGCAAAACCCTGCTATGGGATCTCGATCCCCAGGGCGCCGCGACTTTCTACTTTCAGAAAAAGCAGGGTTTCGAATCGGGGACGAAAAAAATCATCAAGGGAAAGTCCAGCCTGAAGGAAAGCATCAAGAATACCGATTATATCTATCTCGACATCGTCCCGTCCGATTTTTCCTTCAGGAACTTCGATATTATTCTCGATAACGTGAAAAAATCCCGCACGCGGCTTCGCGACGTGATTGACGAAATCAAGCATGACTACGATATTTTAATCCTCGATTGTCCTCCCGGAATATCGCTTTTATCCGAAAATATTTTTCATGCCGTCGACCGGCTTGTTGTTCCAATCATCCCGACCATCCTTTCCGTCAGAACCTATCATCAGATCACCAGTTTTTACCTTGAAAATGAACTGAACGAGAAGGACGTCGTCGCGTTTTTCTCGATGGCCGAAATCCGCAAAAAGATGCATCGGGAAACGATGGACGAACTATGGCTGAAGGAAAAACGGGTGTGCAAGTTTTTTATACCCTACCTGTCTGAAATAGAAAAAATGGGCGTCACTCAAAAACCTGTAGCCGCAATCCGCCCGAAAAGCAGGTCCGCGATCGCTTACCGGGAGTTATGGAAAGAACTGATGACTTTTTATATCAAATCATAA